In a single window of the Canis lupus dingo isolate Sandy chromosome 18, ASM325472v2, whole genome shotgun sequence genome:
- the EIF3M gene encoding eukaryotic translation initiation factor 3 subunit M isoform X5, whose translation MSVPAFIDISEEDQAAELRAYLKSKGAEISEENSEGGLHVDLAQIIEACDVCLKEDDKDVESVMNSVVSLLLILEPDKQEALIESLCEKLVKFREGERPSLRLQLLSNLFHGMDKNTPVRYTVYCSLIKVAASCGAIQYIPTELDQVRKWISDWNLTTEKKHTLLRLLYEALVDCKKSDAASKVMVELLGSYTEDNASQARVDAHRCIVRALKDPNAFLFDHLLTLKPVKFLEGELIHDLLTIFVSAKLASYVKFYQNNKDFIDSLGLLHEQNMAKMRLLTFMGMAVENKEISFDTMQQELQIGADDVEAFVIDAVRTKMVYCKIDQTQRKVVVSHSTHRTFGKQQWQQLYDTLNAWKQNLNKVKNSLLSLSDT comes from the exons ATGAGCGTCCCGGCCTTCATCGACATCAGCGAGGAAGATCAG GCTGCTGAGCTTCGAGCTTATCTGAAATCTAAAGGAGCTGAAATTTCAGAAGAGAACTCAGAAGGTGGACTTCATGTAGATTTAGCTCAAATTATTGAGGCCTGTGATGTATGTCTGAAAGAAGACGATaaag ATGTTGAAAGTGTGATGAACAGCGTGGTATCCCTCCTGTTGATCCTGGAGCCGGACAAGCAAGAAGCTCTGATTGAAAGCCTATGTGAAAAACTGGTCAAATTTCGGGAAGGTGAACGCCCATCTTTGAGACTGCAGTT GCTAAGCAACCTTTTCCATGGGATGGATAAGAATACTCCTGTAAGATATACAGTATATTGCAGCCTCATTAAAGTGGCAGCATCTTGTGGGGCCATCCAGTATATTCCAACTGAGCTGGATCAA GTTCGAAAATGGATTTCTGATTGGAACCTCACCACTGAAAAAAAACACACCCTTTTAAGGCTCCTTTATGAGGCACTTGTGGATTGTAAGAAAAG TGATGCTGCCTCAAAAGTCATGGTAGAGTTGCTAGGAAGTTACACAGAGGACAACGCTTCCCAGGCTCGAGTTGATGCCCACAG GTGTATTGTACGAGCATTGAAAGATCCAAATGCATTTCTCTTTGACCATCTTCTCACTTTAAAACCAGTCAAATTTTTGGAAGGCGAGCTTATTCATGAT CTTTTAACCATTTTTGTGAGTGCTAAACTGGCATCATATGTCAAGTTTTATCAGAATAATAAAGACTTCATTGATTCACTTG GTCTATTACATgaacagaatatggcaaaaatgAGACTGCTTACTTTCATGGGAATGGcagtggaaaataaagaaatttcttttgacACAATGCAGCAAGAACTTCAGATTGGAGCCGATGATGTTGAAGCATTTGTTATTGATG CAGTAAGAACTAAAATGGTCTACTGCAAAATTGATCAGACCCAGAGGAAAGTAGTTGTCAG tcATAGTACACATCGGACATTTGGAAAACAGCAGTGGCAGCAACTGTATGACACACTAAATGCCTGGAAACAAAACTTGAACAAAGTGAAAAACAGCCTTTTGAGTCTTTCTGATACATGA
- the EIF3M gene encoding eukaryotic translation initiation factor 3 subunit M isoform X6 — MNSVVSLLLILEPDKQEALIESLCEKLVKFREGERPSLRLQLLSNLFHGMDKNTPVRYTVYCSLIKVAASCGAIQYIPTELDQVRKWISDWNLTTEKKHTLLRLLYEALVDCKKSDAASKVMVELLGSYTEDNASQARVDAHRCIVRALKDPNAFLFDHLLTLKPVKFLEGELIHDLLTIFVSAKLASYVKFYQNNKDFIDSLGLLHEQNMAKMRLLTFMGMAVENKEISFDTMQQELQIGADDVEAFVIDAVRTKMVYCKIDQTQRKVVVSHSTHRTFGKQQWQQLYDTLNAWKQNLNKVKNSLLSLSDT; from the exons ATGAACAGCGTGGTATCCCTCCTGTTGATCCTGGAGCCGGACAAGCAAGAAGCTCTGATTGAAAGCCTATGTGAAAAACTGGTCAAATTTCGGGAAGGTGAACGCCCATCTTTGAGACTGCAGTT GCTAAGCAACCTTTTCCATGGGATGGATAAGAATACTCCTGTAAGATATACAGTATATTGCAGCCTCATTAAAGTGGCAGCATCTTGTGGGGCCATCCAGTATATTCCAACTGAGCTGGATCAA GTTCGAAAATGGATTTCTGATTGGAACCTCACCACTGAAAAAAAACACACCCTTTTAAGGCTCCTTTATGAGGCACTTGTGGATTGTAAGAAAAG TGATGCTGCCTCAAAAGTCATGGTAGAGTTGCTAGGAAGTTACACAGAGGACAACGCTTCCCAGGCTCGAGTTGATGCCCACAG GTGTATTGTACGAGCATTGAAAGATCCAAATGCATTTCTCTTTGACCATCTTCTCACTTTAAAACCAGTCAAATTTTTGGAAGGCGAGCTTATTCATGAT CTTTTAACCATTTTTGTGAGTGCTAAACTGGCATCATATGTCAAGTTTTATCAGAATAATAAAGACTTCATTGATTCACTTG GTCTATTACATgaacagaatatggcaaaaatgAGACTGCTTACTTTCATGGGAATGGcagtggaaaataaagaaatttcttttgacACAATGCAGCAAGAACTTCAGATTGGAGCCGATGATGTTGAAGCATTTGTTATTGATG CAGTAAGAACTAAAATGGTCTACTGCAAAATTGATCAGACCCAGAGGAAAGTAGTTGTCAG tcATAGTACACATCGGACATTTGGAAAACAGCAGTGGCAGCAACTGTATGACACACTAAATGCCTGGAAACAAAACTTGAACAAAGTGAAAAACAGCCTTTTGAGTCTTTCTGATACATGA